One Brassica napus cultivar Da-Ae chromosome C2, Da-Ae, whole genome shotgun sequence DNA window includes the following coding sequences:
- the LOC106382642 gene encoding uncharacterized protein LOC106382642 isoform X1: MHIREYIPSWIYQLLGCMGSPHVFCTSLLTGVFVLWQYRGCFGCCNKPPLIVAVDEPSKGLRIQGRLVKKPSVSDDFWNTSTCEMDNNSTMQSQRSVSSISFTNNTATSASSSNPNEFANNGLNLWLQTRQQWLANGSSQSKAKVREPTISWNATYESLLGMNKRFSRPIPLPEMVDFLVDVWEQEGLYD; the protein is encoded by the exons ATGCATATCCGTGAATATATTCCCTCTTGGATCTACCAGTTACTTGGTTGCATGGG GTCTCCACACGTTTTCTGCACTTCTCTTCTCACTGGCGTTTTTGTTTTATGGCAGTACAGAGGTTGTTTTGGATGCTGCAATAAACCACCGCTTATAGTTGCAGTGGATGAGCCGTCTAAAGGGTTAAGGATTCAAGGTCGTCTAGTGAAGAAGCCAAGCGTGTCGGACGACTTCTGGAACACGAGCACCTGCGAGATGGATAACAACAGCACAATGCAGTCACAGAGAAGCGTTTCTTCTATCAGCTTCACTAACAACACTGCTACTTCTGCAAGTAGTAGCAACCCCAATGAATTTGCTAACAATg GATTGAACCTCTGGTTGCAAACTAGACAACAGTGGCTTGCAAATGGATCTTCTCAATCAAAGGCCAAAGTTCGAGAACCTACAATAAG CTGGAATGCAACGTATGAGAGCTTGTTGGGTATGAACAAGCGGTTCTCTCGTCCAATACCTCTCCCT GAAATGGTGGATTTTCTGGTGGATGTGTGGGAGCAAGAGGGCTTGTATGATTGA
- the LOC106382639 gene encoding phospholipase D alpha 3-like produces MAEQLLLHGTLEVKIYRIDRLHKRGRFSLCGTCSGNKEPAGKKIQSPIKNLTSSCTDLLGGHLYATVDLDRARVARTMMRRHPKWFQSFHLYAAHSISKIIFTVKEDEPVSANLIGRAYLPVTEVITGQPVDRWLDLLDEHKSPIQGGSKIHIRVTFTSVTHDVNWNKGIVIPSFKGVPNAFFNQREGCKVTLYQDAHVLEDYQDITLSGGQVIYSHHRCWEDIFDAIWDAKHLIYITGWSVYTDITMIRDPKRPRQGGNLKLGELLKKKAEENVTVLMLVWDDRTSNEAFKRDGLMMTHDQETYNYFKNTKVRCVLCPRNPDNGSSLVQGFEVAAMFTHHQKTVVVDAEVEGTKTKRRIVSFLGGIDLCDGRYDTQEHPLFGTLNNFHSNDFHQPNFDGASIKKGGPREPWHDIHCKLDGPAAWDVLYNFEQRWMKQGSGRRYLVSMERLSEITVPPLPFVKSDDVEGWTVQIFRSIDDGAVLGFPEDPREASSVGLITGKNNVIERSIQDAYINAIRRAKHFIYIENQYFLGSSFGWSSRDVNINEINALHLIPKEISLKIVSKIEAGERFSVYVVIPLWPEGKPGSASVQAILDWQRRTMEMMYTDIVIALRKKGLDANPRDYLTFFCLGNREVNKAGEYSPPEKPAANSDYARAQESRRFMIYVHSKMMIVDDEYIIIGSANINQRSMDGGRDSEIAMGAYQPNHLITTNQMKPTGQVFSFRISLWLEHLRVITNPFMFPESEECIRMVNAKADELWGLYSAQVYPRDHDLPGHLLSYPISIGTNGEVTNLAGAELFPDTNAKVFGEKSNYLPPILTT; encoded by the exons ATGGCGGAACAGTTGCTGCTGCATGGGACTCTTGAAGTGAAGATATACAGGATCGACAGGTTGCATAAACGTGGAAGATTCAGTTTATGTGGCACTTGCTCG GGGAACAAGGAACCGGCGGGGAAAAAGATTCAATCCCCAATCAAGAATCTAACGTCCTCATGCACAGATTTACTAGGAGGGCATCTCTACGCAACCGTTGACCTAGACAGAGCAAGGGTGGCTCGAACCATGATGAGACGTCATCCTAAATGGTTCCAATCTTTTCATCTATACGCCGCACATTCAATCTCCAAAATCATATTCACAGTCAAAGAAGATGAACCGGTCAGTGCGAATTTAATCGGCCGAGCTTATTTACCTGTCACCGAAGTCATCACAGGACAACCTGTAGACCGATGGCTCGACCTTTTAGACGAGCACAAGAGTCCTATCCAAGGAGGTTCGAAAATCCATATACGTGTGACGTTCACTAGCGTAACACATGACGTGAACTGGAACAAAGGTATCGTTATACCTTCGTTCAAAGGAGTCCCTAACGCATTTTTCAACCAACGAGAAGGTTGCAAGGTTACGCTTTACCAAGACGCTCATGTCCTCGAAGATTACCAGGACATTACCCTCTCGGGAGGACAAGTGATATACAGTCATCATCGGTGTTGGGAAGATATTTTTGATGCAATATGGGAcgcaaaacatttaatatatatcacaGGTTGGTCGGTCTACACCGACATAACAATGATCAGGGATCCTAAACGGCCAAGACAAGGAGGTAACCTGAAGTTAGGAGAATTACTGAAGAAGAAAGCAGAAGAGAACGTGACCGTTCTAATGCTTGTGTGGGACGATAGAACGTCTAACGAAGCATTCAAGAGAGACGGTTTAATGATGACTCATGATCAAGAAACTTACAATTACTTCAAGAACACGAAAGTGCGTTGCGTTCTGTGTCCGCGGAATCCTGATAACGGTAGTAGCCTTGTTCAAGGGTTTGAAGTGGCTGCGATGTTTACTCACCATCAGAAAACCGTTGTGGTGGACGCTGAAGTGGAGGGGACGAAAACTAAGAGAAGGATAGTAAGTTTTCTTGGAGGGATTGATCTTTGTGATGGGAGGTACGATACTCAGGAGCATCCTTTGTTCggtactttgaataattttcatTCTAATGACTTTCACCAGCCGAACTTTGATGGTGCATCGATTAAAAAAGGCGGTCCACGTGAGCCTTGGCATGATATTCACTGCAAGCTGGATGGTCCTGCGGCGTGGGAtgttttgtacaattttgaacAGAGATGGATGAAACAAG GTAGTGGTAGAAGGTACTTAGTATCAATGGAACGGCTCTCAGAGATCACGGTTCCGCCACTACCATTTGTAAAATCCGACGATGTTGAAGGTTGGACGGTCCAAATTTTCCGGTCGATAGATGATGGTGCGGTTCTAGGATTCCCAGAGGATCCTCGTGAAGCTTCCAGCGTAGGACTTATCACGGGAAAAAATAACGTCATTGAAAGAAGCATACAAGACGCTTACATTAACGCCATAAGGAGAGCCAAACACTTTATCTACATTGAGAACCAATACTTCCTAGGAAGCTCCTTTGGATGGAGTTCAAGAGACGTTAATATAAACGAGATCAACGCTTTACACCTTATTCCCAAAGAGATTTCCCTCAAGATTGTGAGCAAAATCGAGGCAGGGGAGAGATTTTCAGTGTATGTTGTGATACCGTTGTGGCCTGAAGGGAAACCTGGTTCTGCTTCGGTTCAAGCAATACTAGATTGGCAAAGGAGAACAatggagatgatgtatactgaTATCGTCATTGCTCTTAGGAAGAAAGGTTTAGATGCAAACCCTAGAGACTACTTAACGTTTTTCTGCCTTGGGAACCGGGAAGTTAACAAGGCGGGTGAATACTCGCCTCCGGAGAAACCAGCGGCCAATTCTGATTACGCAAGAGCTCAAGAATCTCGTCGGTTCATGATCTATGTCCATTCTAAAATGATGATTG TTGATGATGAATACATAATAATAGGATCAGCAAATATTAACCAAAGGTCTATGGATGGAGGTCGTGACTCAGAGATCGCAATGGGAGCATACCAACCTAACCATTTGATAACTACCAATCAAATGAAGCCAACGGGTCAAGTTTTCAGCTTTAGGATATCACTGTGGCTTGAACATCTACGGGTTATAACCAATCCATTCATGTTCCCTGAAAGCGAAGAGTGCATAAGAATGGTCAATGCAAAGGCAGACGAGCTATGGGGACTATACTCAGCACAAGTGTACCCTCGAGATCATGATCTACCGGGGCACTTACTTAGTTATCCGATTAGCATTGGTACCAACGGGGAGGTAACAAATCTTGCTGGGGCTGAATTGTTTCCTGATACAAACGCAAAGGTTTTCGGTGAAAAATCTAATTATCTCCCTCCCATCCTCACTACTTAA
- the LOC106382642 gene encoding uncharacterized protein LOC106382642 isoform X2, which produces MHIREYIPSWIYQLLGCMGGCFGCCNKPPLIVAVDEPSKGLRIQGRLVKKPSVSDDFWNTSTCEMDNNSTMQSQRSVSSISFTNNTATSASSSNPNEFANNGLNLWLQTRQQWLANGSSQSKAKVREPTISWNATYESLLGMNKRFSRPIPLPEMVDFLVDVWEQEGLYD; this is translated from the exons ATGCATATCCGTGAATATATTCCCTCTTGGATCTACCAGTTACTTGGTTGCATGGG AGGTTGTTTTGGATGCTGCAATAAACCACCGCTTATAGTTGCAGTGGATGAGCCGTCTAAAGGGTTAAGGATTCAAGGTCGTCTAGTGAAGAAGCCAAGCGTGTCGGACGACTTCTGGAACACGAGCACCTGCGAGATGGATAACAACAGCACAATGCAGTCACAGAGAAGCGTTTCTTCTATCAGCTTCACTAACAACACTGCTACTTCTGCAAGTAGTAGCAACCCCAATGAATTTGCTAACAATg GATTGAACCTCTGGTTGCAAACTAGACAACAGTGGCTTGCAAATGGATCTTCTCAATCAAAGGCCAAAGTTCGAGAACCTACAATAAG CTGGAATGCAACGTATGAGAGCTTGTTGGGTATGAACAAGCGGTTCTCTCGTCCAATACCTCTCCCT GAAATGGTGGATTTTCTGGTGGATGTGTGGGAGCAAGAGGGCTTGTATGATTGA